TGCCACTTGAATTACCATTAGCGCAAAATCAAGCAAGTCCTTTTGTCCAAATCTATCCAGATGATTACCAAACAGACGGCTTTTTCATCGCTTGTTTGAAACGACGGGCATAACTACAATTGAGGTGATTTTTTATGGAAGTTGCATATCAAACAGATGTCGGTCAACAGCGACAGAATAATCAAGATTACGTGGGCTTTTATACCAACCAACGCGGTGTTCAATTTGCAATTGTCGCCGACGGCATGGGCGGTCATTTAGGGGGCGATGTGGCCTCTGAGATGGCGGTTTCCCATATTGGACATGAATTTGAAAAAACTGATGATACTGATATTGAAGCAATGGTTAAATGGCTGATTTTTGAATTACAAAGAGAAAATCAACATATCTTAGCCAAAGCCAACCAATACGATGATTTATCGGGGATGGGCACGACCTTAGTGGCAGTCTTAATCTCCGGGACGCACTATTTAGTCGCTAATATCGGCGATAGCCGCGTTTATCGTCTTAGACGGAATACGTTACGGCAATTAACCGAAGATCATTCGCTAGTTAACGAACTGGTTAAACAAGGAGAGTTAACAGCAGAAGCCGCTAAGCATCATCCACAAAAAAATATCATTACGCGCACATTAGGTGTCTCTCAAGAAGTCGACGCCGATGTGACAATTTATGAATTTGAACCAGACGATTACTTACTATTATGTACGGATGGTCTGACGAACATGGTTGATGACGAGCAACTGAAACAGACGTTGATGGCAGAGATGACACTTGAAGAAAAATGTGCTGCTTTAATTCAACAAGCGAATGAAGCTGGTGGTATGGATAATATCACAGCGCTCATCTTGCATCACGAAGGTGAGGTGC
This DNA window, taken from Latilactobacillus sakei, encodes the following:
- a CDS encoding protein-serine/threonine phosphatase; this encodes MEVAYQTDVGQQRQNNQDYVGFYTNQRGVQFAIVADGMGGHLGGDVASEMAVSHIGHEFEKTDDTDIEAMVKWLIFELQRENQHILAKANQYDDLSGMGTTLVAVLISGTHYLVANIGDSRVYRLRRNTLRQLTEDHSLVNELVKQGELTAEAAKHHPQKNIITRTLGVSQEVDADVTIYEFEPDDYLLLCTDGLTNMVDDEQLKQTLMAEMTLEEKCAALIQQANEAGGMDNITALILHHEGEVPAP